aggttttctatatccttaGTTAAATTTGGCTAGATCATATGTGCCTAAACATGTTAACATCTTACATATTTTCCAGCTTATTGaagtattattttcaaaataggtcCTAATGAGCATCTGTATTACAGAAATATCTTTGGTTATATCTCCTTTTCATCTCTCATTTTGTTGATTtagttcttctctttcttttggcgAGTTTGGTTAAGATTGTATCAATTTTACTtaccttttaaaagaattaattctTTGGTGCAGTgatctttgtaattttttaaaagtatcagtTTTATTACTCATCTATATTATTTGCTGTCTTTTATAGGTTTTtagaatttgtttatttgtgcGTTTCTAGTGTCTGGAGATGTAACATTAGATTctgggatctctctctctctttttttaaatgtaagcactcaatgctataaactttcccCTTAGAGCTGCCTTCatactgtaagggtccggcagagcatcggagggagagaccacacaagagactggcttcatgcaattggcaaaaggggatttattaattcagcatgctgaggttccaggctcactcaggaagatagagcagcccagagcccagagcagaggtcaagcagagcttaagtgtcccgtccggcaggacacatcaacgtgggcagcgaacctagatggggaggaatgaagggacaagagacacgaaaggtgacagcaagacaaaagttctgatcaagctgcaaacttttattgttcacacaggggtatttatatgctggggatggggaagctctttgcaattgctggatgtgggtgggtaaaactgccagctgcaagatgtctgatgatcctgataaccgcagggtgttccagggagataggtagctgcaggatgccttcagggcagaatgtctcccagggggctgtcaggctaatctttcaaggagaatttccttctagttcccaacacttaagtacactttttggggagggcgggggggggggggggggggctttgcatacatcagaacaaatcattatgaggcgtgggaaaattgaacaacaactctgagacaggattagtacattcattggcgggaacagtctgagcaggggtgattggtcactcctaagcggggtacacatttaaactgattggttttggagcctggaTGATTATGTGctgagctacttggagcccttagctaataaacaaccagggaatcaatggaaatatttactgggcagttcaggtattgtcctaataactacagagattacaggttctgggggtagcagaggaattttaacaatacttggtctattatttttttttagcccaagcctttcaatttagaaactttacaatgcccagtcttttacactttaactcagactcttgcagcttagaatcagcttagaaattttacctttacaatactattccagaaattttgaaatgttttaatattgttctcatttttttcctaagaactGTTTGATTTCTCTCTGAATTCATTCTTTGACATATAACTGTTTCAAAAGTTCATCAATTAATCACCATGTGTTAAAATGGTGCTTGTTTTATACCttgctattgatttctaatttcacttcagtatgaaaaagaaattatctcAATTTACTTTTTGTCCTAAAATATGTTCAATTTTAGAAGAGATTCCATGTGTGGGTAAGAAGAAAGTCAATGTggttgttgatggatgaaatattctaggGTTGTTcattaggtccatttgattcGCAGTATGCCTAAATTCTGAAGATTCTTTCCTTGGTTTATGTCTGTATGACCTGTCTATTGGTGAGAGAATTAAATATTGCAACTATCATTgttctaaattctttttctgattttcctcTGCTGAGGTGTCAATGGGGTCAAATTTTCTCATGTTCTGAGCTATTGGAGGTAACATGCTCTCCTGTATTGTTAGTATTTCTACCCACCTGCTTGAAATACTGTTGcttctatatttatataaaaggCTTTGGGTAAACTgctatccttttattttattatgtacccTGGGTTAGGTGAGAATCTTGCCAATATTTTCACTCAGTTTGACCATGGTAATATGTTCAGGCTTTAGCACCACATTGAGAGGAGGTATCAATCCCATGATTATAAGTCCTTTGCGACTAAGCCATATACTAATAAACCTTAAAAAAAGTATTGAGCATGTTCTTCTGCAGTCCACCGATCTGATTGGTAAATGgaagtgaactttttttttcataagttgAGAAATTAGGtaataagaaaagtaaaattgcTTTTAAACTATTTTTGGCTTTCTGGTCAGGTATTCTCTCAGTGCTTTGATTCTGGATTGTGAAAAAGTCAAGACATATTGCTTATTTCTACTCCCCCCATCTTCTGagagcctatttatttatttatttattctttttttttttttttaataaagtcgGTTCTTTCTAAGTTTCAGACACTGtacagtttgtttttttcctcaggtCTGACCCAAAGTGGTCCAACTTGTTAGGAGAGTCTGTATGCAGATTTTCACTCCCTTCTTGCCCTGCTGGTTCTGATGCATCCCTCCTTTTGGTAGCCTCAGACCACGTGGAGAGGAGAGTAGGATGTGTCAGCCTTTCTCCAGCCTTTTTAAGGTTTGAAAGGAGTGACTCAGGGGTCACCAGATTTGGTGTGAATTTAATTGGTCTCAGTTTCCCAACCACCCCATTATTAGCCAGGCTCCTTTTCCCACAGCTCTGATGGCCCGTTTGAAGGGAAAGAGTCCTCGACTCTTCTCTGCTTAGTAGACTCAGTTTTTCAGGCTGCCTTGCTGTTTTGATTCACTCTTAAGGAGCTGCTATGATGATATACATTCCTCTGATCCACCTTATTTCATTCCCCAAAGGGATAAACTAAACAGATGAAAAGGATcttaaaaatacagttcattaacAGTGAAGTAATTGGACTATGAAGtcaaaaggaagagagaatatCCAAAGGGGAGAAAGGTAATGAGAGGTGGCATGTGGGGCCAtaaagagggaggagaaggaggaggagaagatgaagaaggaggagaaggaggaggaggaagaggagaaacgtttacaaggatgtggagaaactcaAACCCTGCTATACTGGAGGGGATATTTAACGATGCAGGAGCCATAGAAATTGTTATATAGCTTTCTCACACAGACACAGATGTTCTGTATGATCCCTGGGTATTTAGGGGAAAGAATGAGATCAGAAGCTTCTAGATATATTAGCATTATCATGTTCAAGGGAGCGCCAGGAACAAAAGCCTAgcttggaaacaacccaaatgtctattgATGGAGGAATGGgtcaaaagaaaatggaaaaacatccTACACTAGAATGCTCTTCAGGCTTACAAAAGAGGGAAATTCTCCCCTATGTGCATGGGCCATAGGTTTCTCTCCCAATGAATTAATGAAGGACAAATTCTACAGGGGTTCCACCGATATATGCAGTATGTAAAATAAATCAACTCAGATAAGAAGAGTGGTGGTTTCCAGGGAGATCAAAGTGGGACTTGCATATAAATAGATATGCCATTTCCATTATGGAAGATGAATAACTTCTAGGGATCTCTGGTACAGAGTAGGATACAATGACAATGTATTTGCACTTAAAAATCTATTTAGCCCTTGATTTTCACCTCAGGGTATCTCTTAGCACAGGCAAATAAAGATAGATAatatgttgaagggcatctaggttggctccatagtttagctgttgtgatttgagctgctataaccattatgtggctgtgtcactgtaatatgctgattttaactcctttgggtagaaactgaggagtgggatagctaggaaAAACGGTGGTTCTATTCCACGTTTTCcaagtgaataaagaaaacatatatatatatatatatatatatatatatatatatatatatacacacacacacacacacacacacaatggaatattacctattaaagaagaatgaaattacggcatttgAAGATAAATgcatagagctggagaatatcatgctagtaaaataagccaatccctaaacaccaaaggtcaaatgtttgctctggtatgtggatgctaattcacaataagggggaagctagggaagaatggattaggtagaggggagtgaagggaggggagggggatggggtaggaaggatggtagaatgaatcaaacattattatcctatatacatATACGATTACACAACCATGTGATTCTATACCATGTGcagtcagaagaatgagaagttatactccatatacgtatgagtcaaaatgcattctactgtcatgtataactaattagaacaaataaaaaagatagaCAATATGGAATGAATAAAGGTCCAGTTTTTATTAAGAATCTATGAAATTTTGGGCAGTACTTAGGCAGGCAACTGAAGGTGACTATGATAGAAGAAAGTAGCATAcagaaatatggaagaaaatgcaaaagaaatcaTGACTATAAAGATGAAGGAACTGTTTTATACAGCTATGAAATTCTTCTAAAGAAGTGTCCTAATTTCTTTACATAGTGAGATAAAGATTTTGGCTCCAGAATTCCAACCAAGATCATAAGTCCCCAACAAGGACCTATGAAGATGGTCCAAGTTCACAAGGTGTAAGGAACAAGATGAGAGTGGGGTGGTCTGCACTCTTTCAAGGTGATTCACAAGGTCTTACATGAGGGATGATGAACATAATTTCTGATGACACTGTGATGGTTTTAAGCCAAGGTAGGAGGAGAATTGGTGCAAGTGAGGCAACAGGTTGAGAGGAGTTTGTAGACACTGGTGTTTGGGGAGTTGATCACGGGCAGCAAGGCTGGCAGCAGCTGCACACATAGCAGCAGGGCTGGCAGCAGGGTTTGCAGCAGCAGTGGGTCACATGGGATTTTTTGGAGCAGGTGGTCTTGCAGCAGGTGGTTCTAGAGCAAGGAGGAGGGCAGCAGGGCTGACGGCAGGGGATGATGCAGCAGCTGGGGCAGCAGCAAGGCTCACAGCAGGGTGTGCTGCAGCAGACCACACAGGTTGGTTTGCAGTAGGTGGTCTTGCAGCAGGTGGTTTCACAGCAAGTTGGGGGACAGCAGGGCTGGCAGCAGGGAATGATGCAATAATTGGGGCAGCAGCAAGACTCACAGCAGCTGGGCTTACAGCTGGGTGTGCTGCAGCAGCTGACCACACAGGCTGGTTTGCAGCAAGTGGTCTTGCAGGAGGTGGTTTCACAGGAAGTTGGAGGACAGCAtggcttgcagcagctggaccCACTGCTGGTTTTACCACTGCAGCTAGACCCACAACAGCTGGGTGGACAGCAGGATGTGTGGGAGCAGGTGTTCCCACAGACTGGTTTCCAGCAGGTGGTCTTGCAGCAGGTGGTCCTGCAGCAGGTAGGCTTGCAgcaagaggagcagcaggagcgGGCCATGGTGTGAGCTGTGGAGGGTGGGATCCTATTCACAGGTGAGTGAGTTTGCACAATATGAGGACTCCTTGCAGTTGGGCTCTTTTATCCTGGGGACCTCCAGTGTTTGGACCAATCAGCAGCTCTTGACCTTGttgttttttatgttattttccatACTTAGTTTGTGTTTTTCAGGAAGAATTTGCTATGCAAATGTGATGAGTATTGTGTTTGTGTTTAATCTGTTTCTTAAGAGCGTGTAACTCACAAGAACTGTTTCCAGATGAAAGGAAGACAGTCACTTCATTAGTATCCTTGGTGCTCTGAGGATCATTTTGGTCATGTGGTGGCTCCTACTGCCCTGGGAGGATCAGCACAGTTGTTCTAGAATATTTTTGCTTTGTCTATATTCAGATTAAGAAGTGGCTGTGGGATGAGCATGATGCTGCTGTTTTCACAGTGAGGAACCACTCATGTGTTCATCCAGAGGTTCCTGACTCAAGGCTGGTTGAGGCTTCTGTCTCTGTACCAGGTCTTCCACGTGTGTGTCTCCAGGCATTTTGGAAGAGGATGGTTGGCATGTGGTCTTCCAGAGCAGAACAGGACCAGAAAGTGAGGGTAAAAGCAGAAGCTGCACATGGGGATGGGACAGGTATGGATGGATGTGTGGGTGG
This window of the Ictidomys tridecemlineatus isolate mIctTri1 chromosome 3, mIctTri1.hap1, whole genome shotgun sequence genome carries:
- the LOC101975300 gene encoding uncharacterized protein LOC101975300, which gives rise to MARSCCSSCCKPTCCRTTCCKTTCWKPVCGNTCSHTSCCPPSCCGSSCSGKTSSGSSCCKPCCPPTSCETTSCKTTCCKPACVVSCCSTPSCKPSCCESCCCPNYCIIPCCQPCCPPTCCETTCCKTTYCKPTCVVCCSTPCCEPCCCPSCCIIPCRQPCCPPPCSRTTCCKTTCSKKSHVTHCCCKPCCQPCCYVCSCCQPCCP